The following coding sequences lie in one Erwinia amylovora genomic window:
- a CDS encoding type B 50S ribosomal protein L31 has translation MKPEIHPVYRKVVFHDTTADAYFVAGSTTTTERTVQLEGEAMPCMPLDASSASHVYYTGKQKNFAKESSAARFNQRLNRFPDAMKIRTILCRF, from the coding sequence ATGAAACCGGAAATCCATCCTGTTTACCGCAAGGTCGTGTTCCATGACACAACGGCTGATGCTTATTTTGTTGCAGGTTCCACCACGACAACTGAACGAACCGTCCAGCTTGAAGGTGAAGCTATGCCCTGTATGCCGCTGGATGCTTCCTCCGCTTCGCACGTTTACTATACCGGCAAGCAGAAAAATTTTGCCAAAGAGAGCAGTGCTGCGCGCTTCAATCAGAGATTGAACCGTTTTCCTGACGCAATGAAAATAAGGACAATATTATGCAGGTTCTGA
- a CDS encoding efflux RND transporter periplasmic adaptor subunit — protein MNKNRGLTPLAAVLMLSGSLALTACDKKDPQQTEQQQAPEVGIITLKSTPLKITTDLPGRTSSFRVAEVRPQVSGIILKRNFVEGSDIKAGESLYQIDPATYQAAYDSAKGDLAQAQANAQIAATTVRRYKPLMGTKYISQQDYDTAVATQSQTAAAVVASRAAVESARINLAYTKVTSPIDGRIGKSSVTEGALVTSAQTTALASVQQLDPVYVDVTQPSEDFMRLREELASGKLQQINGKAEVKLLLQSGSEYAQSGVLEFSDVTVDETTGSITLRAIFPNPDHHLLPGMFVRARLDEGTNPNALLVPQQGVTRTPTGQATAMVVGPDNKVESRNLTADRAIGDKWLVTEGLNAGDRVIITGLQRVKPGATVTPQEVSDDGAKTTTQAQSEKPKS, from the coding sequence ATGAACAAAAACAGAGGGTTAACGCCTCTGGCGGCCGTTCTGATGCTTTCAGGGAGCTTAGCGCTGACTGCGTGTGATAAAAAAGATCCACAGCAGACTGAACAGCAGCAGGCGCCAGAAGTAGGCATCATAACGTTAAAAAGTACCCCGCTTAAAATCACTACCGACCTGCCAGGTCGTACCTCGTCGTTCCGAGTCGCAGAAGTTCGCCCACAGGTTTCAGGCATTATTTTGAAACGCAACTTCGTTGAGGGTAGCGATATCAAGGCAGGTGAGTCTTTATATCAAATCGATCCGGCCACTTATCAGGCCGCATATGATAGCGCTAAGGGCGATCTGGCACAGGCACAGGCCAATGCGCAAATTGCTGCTACGACCGTAAGACGCTACAAACCCCTGATGGGGACTAAGTATATCAGCCAGCAGGACTACGACACGGCTGTCGCTACCCAGAGCCAGACGGCGGCTGCCGTTGTGGCGTCACGGGCAGCGGTAGAGTCAGCTCGTATTAATCTTGCCTATACCAAAGTAACCTCGCCGATCGATGGCCGAATTGGTAAATCTTCCGTAACCGAAGGGGCGTTGGTCACCAGCGCGCAAACTACCGCGCTGGCAAGCGTACAGCAGCTGGATCCTGTCTATGTTGACGTAACGCAGCCCAGCGAAGATTTTATGCGCCTGCGTGAAGAGCTGGCTTCCGGGAAGTTGCAGCAAATTAACGGAAAAGCTGAAGTTAAACTGCTGTTGCAGAGCGGTAGTGAATACGCTCAGAGCGGAGTATTAGAATTCTCTGATGTTACCGTTGATGAAACCACCGGTTCTATCACTCTGCGTGCCATCTTCCCCAACCCGGATCATCACCTGCTGCCGGGCATGTTTGTCCGTGCACGTCTGGATGAAGGCACCAACCCGAACGCGCTGTTAGTCCCTCAGCAAGGCGTAACGCGCACGCCAACCGGCCAGGCAACTGCTATGGTGGTCGGCCCGGATAACAAAGTTGAATCACGTAATCTGACCGCCGATCGGGCAATAGGTGATAAGTGGCTGGTGACTGAAGGTCTTAACGCCGGCGACCGCGTGATTATTACTGGTCTGCAGCGGGTGAAACCAGGTGCAACGGTGACACCACAGGAAGTCAGCGACGATGGCGCCAAAACTACGACTCAGGCGCAGTCTGAGAAACCGAAGTCTTAA
- the ykgO gene encoding type B 50S ribosomal protein L36, which translates to MQVLSSLASAKKRHKDCKVVRRHGRVFVICKSNPRFKAVQGRGGKKKR; encoded by the coding sequence ATGCAGGTTCTGAGCTCACTGGCGTCGGCCAAAAAACGCCACAAGGATTGCAAAGTCGTTCGCCGTCACGGCCGCGTATTTGTGATCTGCAAAAGCAATCCGCGTTTCAAAGCCGTACAGGGCAGAGGCGGCAAAAAGAAGCGTTGA